The sequence TCGAGGATGCCTTTGGCTCTGACGTAGCATGGGTTGTCGAGCAGCGCCGGATCGACGCCCGACTCCAGCACGTCCTGGTCGGAGAAGAACGTGATCGACTCGACGCCATCGCGCAGGTTTTGCCAGAAGGCATCGAGATTGTTCGCGCCTGGGAAGCGACCGGCCATCCCAACGATCGCGATCTCGTCGCCATGATACGCCTGATCTGCGTTACTCATACTCGTCGCTTTCCTGAGATTCGGCTGTGCGGCCAGCCTGTCGAAGCTGCCTGCGCTGCCGCCGCGCATCGCTGCGCGTGTGTATCTCCTCACTCGTCGACTGGAACGGCGATGACTCCACGCGCGTCTGGCTCAGATGTTGCGCAATCGTGCTGACGGTTGGATAGGTAAACAGATCGACCATTGAAATATCCGTGCCAAGCGCGTTGCGAAGTTTACTGTGGATCTGAACCATCAGCAGCGAATGGCCGCCGAGGTCGAAGAAGTTGTCGTAGAGTCCGACCTTATCCAGGCCCAGTACATCTTGCCACACCTGGGCTACCGCGCGCTCGATGTCCGTCTGGGGCGCGACATACTCGATGGCTGCGGGGCGCTGGCCTTCCGGCTCCGGCAGCGCGCGCCGATCGAGCTTGCCGTTGGCCGTGAGCGGCAGCGCGTCGAGCACCACAAACGCGCTCGGCACCATGTAGTCAGGTAATCGATCTTTGAGGTAGGTGCGGAGTTCCAAGTTCCAAGTTCCAAGTTCCAAGTTGCCAGCCCCTTGTTCTCGTACAACGTA comes from Herpetosiphonaceae bacterium and encodes:
- a CDS encoding phosphopantetheine-binding protein, whose protein sequence is EPGEIAAALRRHPAVRDAAVLLREDPPQTGAQPDQRLVAYVVREQGAGNLELGTWNLELRTYLKDRLPDYMVPSAFVVLDALPLTANGKLDRRALPEPEGQRPAAIEYVAPQTDIERAVAQVWQDVLGLDKVGLYDNFFDLGGHSLLMVQIHSKLRNALGTDISMVDLFTYPTVSTIAQHLSQTRVESSPFQSTSEEIHTRSDARRQRRQLRQAGRTAESQESDEYE